The following nucleotide sequence is from Paralichthys olivaceus isolate ysfri-2021 chromosome 22, ASM2471397v2, whole genome shotgun sequence.
tgtgtgtgtgtgtgtgtgtgtgtgtgtgttcctctcgCTCTCATAATCTCCCTCAGATTTTTgctcatgtcacacacacaaacaccagagaCTTATCCAGCAGATGATCGTAACCTTCCCCCCGTTGTCATGTGCAGCAATAACACATCAGATCAGTGGCGTTAGAACCAAATCTGTCACCTCGGTGCGATTGTGCTGCCGAGTATTAAACACATGTTCGGCTTCATTAAAACCTCTGAATTAAAACCGAGACCTGGACcaacaacgtgtgtgtgtggatgcagatGAGCGGGCGGTTGCCAGGATTGAGATTTTCGGGATGAAAGGCACGCAGGGTGTCATGGCGGATCGGAAAATAGGCTGCGCTCTTTTTCCTGGTTTCGATTGTTCTCCAGAGCCACAGCAGAGTCTGGGAGGAGGCGAGCATCGTGATCTGAGCAGCTCTGAAGAGGGGCTTCACTGTGAAAGGTTTAAAGtgcaaaaactaaatgaaaaggaaatataaTAAGATGTTGCCATTGCTTTTTAATTGGGTCCAATATTGTCTTCAAGGAATCTACTTGATTTTAGCCCCGATGCTGTAGTTTGCATGTTCAACACATGGGCAGTTTCTCTTTGGTAGTTTCTCTATGACCCTATAACACACATCACATATTTATGAGAATCATTTCTGTGTGGAGGATCCTCCTGCTCATTAGGAACATTTCTTCGACTGTACATCAGAGACCACCTCCCGTATCAACTTGTAAATCACAAACCATGTTTCTGTTATTGAATGTCGTCATCTGCGTCATCATCACGATGAGCTCCGGTGTTATTGCTgtgtcattaaaaacaatagaaacGCGTCAGTAAGACTGAATTAAAACAGACCGGGAAAATCACAATAAATACAACGAGGACtccaaatgtataaatatacgTTTTTCATTTAACTATTTACCATCAAACTATTATTTACAGATGTTAACCACTCCCCCTTTCGGCCGGCCACACGTGTTCGCTGTTTGATACACGCCCCCTGCACTCACCTTCGCTGCTCGTCGTGATTGGTCGGATGTTGGCTGATGAAACCggcgctgtgattggctgtctACACGTCAGGATGGCCGAGCGGTCTAAGGCGCTGCGTTCAAGCTGGGGAACAATCGTCCGTCAAGGAGGGGGaagaaggggggagagaggggggaaagaaaaaagaagaaaaaagaagagaaaagggagaaaaagggaaaaaatgagaaaaagaggaaaaatgaggAGATTTTGTGTCCATATCTATTTGTTCCATGTATTTCTAGCTGCCTGGAAGCAAAAAGCtaacttttgacattttgaccttGCCCGAGGCGGGACTCGAACCGCCGAACTGTGGAATTTAAAGGGAAACTCTCAATGGAGGAGAGTGGCTCCCCCTGCTGCGTCACCGTGACGCACACACTGCTGACACTCCCAGGTGTTTGAGGGGTTCCCCAGGTATGAAGCTGGGCTAGCCCAAAAGTTTAGGTTGTAAATTATTAGACAATATATAACTACTACAAAGAAACGGCTGCTTTTAAGGTTCTTCCCTGCACCttgtagtagtaatagtaactTAGTGTCAatattttgataaattatttatgtgtaatatgtgtaaagtgtaatgattttttgcttttcttctctcaccTACCTGCAGGACCAAAAAGCTCACTGTCACAGGCTCATCACATGACTTGGATAGCGTCTGAAACCTCTCTTGTTAATAAAATACTATGTTACTTTTATTGTTgtcattatttcttattttcattattgttgttattattaatattaggaCACTTTTGCTGTACAccagttttgtttgttcagagaaaaaagaaacaaagaaacacttaaaaagagaaaaaagatttaattaaaaaaagagcaaaaaaagttcaacaaatgcaatgaaaaagtagaaaaatctattatttacagtaagcacacactatatatatcaatactttaacaaacaacattttaaactatttacaaaacaaccattatttaaaattattaattaaatacacacacaatactacTACACTATATACAACTACTATTTACAACTCTTTACTATTTACAATACATACATGATCACTTGTTcgacttttttctcatttcctccaaCCATTGAGCTTTGGGAACAGGATCAGACAGAGGACAGTACACTGTGCCACGGTACTGACTGTGTCCAGTGTCAGCAGTGCGGAACTGACCACACTTTTTACAGGTGTTTGCCTCTACTGTCCGCCTGTATGGTCTCTTCAGGGCTGTGCCAGCTTCCACTGTGCGTTTAGCTGCGCTGCTTTGTGGCTGAGCTACAGACACAGGGCGGACCACTGGCAAAAGGTTGAGAGTTTGTCCTGCTGGATTGAGGATCTGAGGGGAGGGGGTTTGAAATGTTCgtggtgctggaggaggtgTGACAAATAAATGTCCCTTTGGCACGATGGAGCGCGGGCGCTGACTCCAAACTGCCTGTCTCTGCTGTGCCTGCCCTGCTGTACTCTCAGGCAGCCGGTATTGATGTTCACGATGAGCTGGCTTGGGCACAGCAGGAAGCACTCTTGCATCCGGAAGAGGCTCGTTGGACACAGGTAGTGCTGGTGGCAAAGCCCCGGTGCCctgaagcagcacagacagcTCCTGTCGCTTCTGTCGCTTATTGTGCCACTGAACAAGGGTGTTCTGGTTAACCTCCACCAGCTGAATGGCTGTTCCCTGCATCACCAGGGAGTTACCAACCACGAGCTGTCTGATTTTATGGTAGTCCCTGAGAATTAGGGACCACCTGGAATCAGCCGTCCTGCCTCTCCGTACTGGGTTCGGGTGGAGATTGCAGAgcctgatgaaaatgttttccaccAAACGGCAGCAGTCAGGCCACTGAGCCGGTGCACTGCTTGCTCCCAACATGCAACGGGTGGTGCTCTCCACACCAGGAGTTGTTGAGGGCTTCTTTGGTGTTCGAAACCGTCCACTCAAAAGTCTCTCCTGGTGTCGTGCTGCATACACCACCCGCTGCTTGTCCACATCATCCAGGCTCCCCCACAGTGCGATGATTGTGTCCGTCTGCTGGTtggtgagacagagagcagactgtTCCCGCAGCTCTACCAAATACTCAGCAAGTCTGTCCACATGCTGGTACCCAGGAACATTCTGCTCATCAACAGCCTAGGCAAAGGATAAAACACGTTAGAAAATATTAATGTAAAACCTTCATTGACACTGAGCTTTCATGACACTGTATTAATGCTGTgggttttataaaatatatgtacagTTATCTATAGATCGACACTATTCTAAATTGAGACACTTACCATATCGTCAGAGGACGAACCCGTGGACACAGTGGATGAGGCAAAGGTGGATGTGGCGGAGGTCATGGTGGATGTGGCGGAGGTCACGGTGGATGCGGCGGAGTTCACGGTGGATGCGGCGGAGGTCACGGTGGATGCGGCGGAGGTCACGGCGGATGTGGCGGAGGTCACGGTGGATGTGGCGGAGGTCATGGTGGATGTGGCGGAGGTCATGGTGGATGTGGCGGGAACCAGGATGGATCTGCTGGGAGCCAGGGAGGAGACGCTGGAGGCCAGGCTGCTGACCAGTGAACCGACAGCAGATGTGGTagtggagggatgaggagtCCGAGAGGCTGGAGCCTGAGGGACCTCCAGGTCCAGCACTGTGGGGTCACCTGTGAGGTCAGAGaacccctcatcctcctccacgcTGTCCTCCACTTCATGCTGCTCAACCAGTTTAGCGGTCTCCTCTGAATCAGGATGCATGTCCTGCAGTGCCTGACCTGTCTGCCTGAACAGGTACTGCACCCCGATGAGCTCTCCTGAAACAACATATGAAAAATGGATCATTTACAAAAGTTAACAGGAGGTTTTAAAACCGAGCAGAAATACTAGTGTGTTCACAGATGCTTACCAGTGTAGCACGAGGGTGGACTAAACTCTGGTGCCACCTTCCTGCCAAACAGCTTCTGATAATTGCTGTTGACACAGTGAAGCAGGTCACCAGAGTAGCTGCGTAAAGATGATGGTCCGGCAGCTAGAGCAGCACTACCCCGATCCTGGTTCCACCGATGCAGTCCTTCCAGCAGGTAGGCCTGAAAATTCAGGCTGTTGGCACTGGTTCCTAGAAGTaaatttttaaagattaaattcTAAAGTATTATTAGACTAAATGAGCAACATGTCTGAGGGACACAAACCTGGAATGAAGCGGTTCAGGTGGAGGTGAAAGGACTCAAGAGATGTGGAGCCTCGAGCACATCTGAAGGTGGGCAACCGCACCCCTCCCTTTGTGAGCTCCCCTGTTTTGGCGTACAGAGCAACACCTGGCAGGTCCTGGATGCACTTTACATGTTTCTTCTGGACACGCCAAATGTGCTCTatcctctccctgtcaaacAGGGGAACTCCAAGGGAGTCGTTCCCATTGGTCCCCATGAGTCCCTGCAACAGATTCTCCAGCAGCCGGACGGTGGTCTCCTCACCACGGGTCCTCCTCCGACAGTGAAGAGCCAGCTCCTCCCTGGTTAGGTATTTGCTGAGGTCAGTATCCGTGATGGAAGACAGGCCCTGGGATTGAAGCTGCTGTCTTTTAGCTACACGCAACAGAGCCAAATCAGTTGCATCCCACTCGAATATGCACGCAGACAGACGTGACATAAACAGAGGGTACAGTTGATGAGCATCTGTTGCACATCCCAGGGCCAGACGGCGCATGAAGTGCCAGATATCCAGCCTTATGGAGAGGGCTGGCCACCCGCTGAATCTGGCCTTCAGCTTTGTCTCCTCTGCCTcagcacagcagccacagtCCACGTAGAGGGCGACAGGAGGATCCACTCGAGCCTGCTGGTACCTCTTCACCAAGTCAGCTGCCATCAGGTCCAGGCCAGCTCCCTCCTGAGCGGTCAGCACACTCATGAGTATCTGGCCATGCTCATTTCCCACAGAGGTGAGCCAGAGCGCTGTCCCCTTGGCCTTTCCGGCCAGCTTCTTGGTGATCTGAAGGACACAAAATATATAGGACCTCAGtgaacatgattaaaaaaatactgaaatacagGATGCATTTAATAATCAGTAGcctaattttaaagaaaaaaagattgtttaACCTTTTTGGTTGAATCCATTTTAAGGATGGTGCCATGTGTTGACGTGATTGTGGCCTTGATGTGGTCCAGCCTTGTAAGAATGTCCTGGCTGTACACGGACAAGAGCCACTTACAACTTGGCACCACAGCAGGCTCTGGAGGCTCAGGGAATGCTATGGGCAACAGTCCGGGGCGCTGGAGGAAGTCCACACACTCTGTGGTGTACCGTGCCACCCGATTCAGCCACTCCTCTGTGTggttctccttcagctgcttcaggagTCTCGTGGGACTGTTACCCAGGCCTCTCTCCCGCAGAAGCCGGATCACCCGGATGTCACAGGCAAACCTTGGTCACAGATAGGATACAAGATATATCAGTTGGAATGTTTTACATCATTCTATTTGACAAGGCAAAGGGGAAAAGAAACGTTACTCACTTTTGTGTGAGGATGACCCGAAACTCTGAACGGTGAGCCAAGTCCAGCTGTGTGAGGACAGTCTGGCTCCATGAGACATGGTTGGCTCTACATTTGGTGCAGGTCAGAGTCTCTGTCACCATGTTGTAGATCCTGTCCACGTCCAGGACCCGTCGTGCTCTCTTGTGCAACCCTGCTCCTGTGAGTTGGTGCTGGCCACAGGCAGGGTTGGGACAGACCACCTTCACCTTCCACAACTTATATGGCATCCACACCAGCAGTGGATGCGCAAAAAAGCGGTCC
It contains:
- the LOC138406681 gene encoding uncharacterized protein → MLLQAPDPQTAAQVVVPGPAAVCASVSTADPRTDTPEAPATPQLPRLWSEGLPTADHKWIAKTLLKVGPKGKLELQQNLKLWYHPPQPSQLYHQAPAPDRFFAHPLLVWMPYKLWKVKVVCPNPACGQHQLTGAGLHKRARRVLDVDRIYNMVTETLTCTKCRANHVSWSQTVLTQLDLAHRSEFRVILTQKFACDIRVIRLLRERGLGNSPTRLLKQLKENHTEEWLNRVARYTTECVDFLQRPGLLPIAFPEPPEPAVVPSCKWLLSVYSQDILTRLDHIKATITSTHGTILKMDSTKKITKKLAGKAKGTALWLTSVGNEHGQILMSVLTAQEGAGLDLMAADLVKRYQQARVDPPVALYVDCGCCAEAEETKLKARFSGWPALSIRLDIWHFMRRLALGCATDAHQLYPLFMSRLSACIFEWDATDLALLRVAKRQQLQSQGLSSITDTDLSKYLTREELALHCRRRTRGEETTVRLLENLLQGLMGTNGNDSLGVPLFDRERIEHIWRVQKKHVKCIQDLPGVALYAKTGELTKGGVRLPTFRCARGSTSLESFHLHLNRFIPGTSANSLNFQAYLLEGLHRWNQDRGSAALAAGPSSLRSYSGDLLHCVNSNYQKLFGRKVAPEFSPPSCYTGELIGVQYLFRQTGQALQDMHPDSEETAKLVEQHEVEDSVEEDEGFSDLTGDPTVLDLEVPQAPASRTPHPSTTTSAVGSLVSSLASSVSSLAPSRSILVPATSTMTSATSTMTSATSTVTSATSAVTSAASTVTSAASTVNSAASTVTSATSTMTSATSTFASSTVSTGSSSDDMAVDEQNVPGYQHVDRLAEYLVELREQSALCLTNQQTDTIIALWGSLDDVDKQRVVYAARHQERLLSGRFRTPKKPSTTPGVESTTRCMLGASSAPAQWPDCCRLVENIFIRLCNLHPNPVRRGRTADSRWSLILRDYHKIRQLVVGNSLVMQGTAIQLVEVNQNTLVQWHNKRQKRQELSVLLQGTGALPPALPVSNEPLPDARVLPAVPKPAHREHQYRLPESTAGQAQQRQAVWSQRPRSIVPKGHLFVTPPPAPRTFQTPSPQILNPAGQTLNLLPVVRPVSVAQPQSSAAKRTVEAGTALKRPYRRTVEANTCKKCGQFRTADTGHSQYRGTVYCPLSDPVPKAQWLEEMRKKSNK